A genomic stretch from Lathyrus oleraceus cultivar Zhongwan6 chromosome 2, CAAS_Psat_ZW6_1.0, whole genome shotgun sequence includes:
- the LOC127120425 gene encoding UPF0481 protein At3g47200 has protein sequence MVAVFNKELLSWYLITLKLRETLESGIPPSSRSIELPQQQQQQQKLEHQPAESLQVFLNNQDGKNLQEEASAPVSEWVISIKEKLEEANQDDVVSSWTKLSIYKIPHYLRDCSGDDKAYAPQIVSIGPYHHGKKRLRQMERHKWRSINHVLKRTEHDIRLYLDAMKEMEERARSCYEGMVGFSSNEFVEMLVLDGCFVLELFRGATEGFKELGYSRNDPVFAMRGSMHSIQRDMIMLENQLPLFILDLLLGIQLGKPDLKGLVANLALRFFDPLMPTDEPLTKSDINKLESTFRKSTTSDTFDPLSDQGGLHCLDVFRRSLLRTGPQPATRIWIKRRSNANRVADKRRQQLIHCVTELKEAGIKFKKRKTDRFWDIKFKDGILRIPRLLIHDGTKSLFLNLIAFEQCHLDCSNDITSYVIFMDNLINSPEDVGYLHYQGIIEHWLGSDAEVADLFNRLCQEVVFDINNSYLSPLSESVNRYYNHRWNTWCASLRHNYFNNPWAIISFVAAVVLLLLTFAQTYYSVYGYYRPAQ, from the coding sequence AGAAACCTTAGAATCAGGGATTCCACCGTCGTCTCGATCGATCGAGTTACCTCAGCAGCAGCAACAGCAGCAAAAGCTTGAGCATCAACCTGCAGAATCATTGCAGGTTTTTCTTAACAACCAAGATGGTAAAAATTTGCAAGAGGAAGCAAGCGCACCGGTCTCTGAATGGGTGATCTCCATCAAGGAAAAACTCGAGGAGGCGAATCAAGACGATGTAGTGAGTTCGTGGACCAAGCTATCAATCTATAAAATCCCTCATTACCTTAGAGATTGTAGTGGCGACGACAAGGCATATGCACCACAGATTGTGTCTATAGGACCTTACCATCATGGCAAGAAACGTCTTCGACAAATGGAACGTCATAAATGGCGTTCCATTAATCATGTCCTTAAGAGGACGGAACATGACATTAGGCTTTATCTCGATGCGATGAAAGAGATGGAAGAAAGAGCGAGATCGTGTTACGAAGGAATGGTCGGGTTTAGCAGCAATGAGTTTGTGGAAATGTTGGTTCTTGATGGTTGTTTTGTGCTTGAGCTATTTAGAGGAGCTACAGAAGGGTTCAAGGAACTTGGTTATTCGAGAAACGATCCTGTTTTTGCGATGCGTGGATCGATGCATTCAATTCAACGAGATATGATCATGCTAGAAAATCAGCTTCCTCTTTTCATATTAGATTTGCTTCTGGGAATTCAGCTTGGTAAACCAGATTTGAAAGGACTTGTTGCGAATCTAGCACTTCGATTCTTTGACCCTTTAATGCCAACAGATGAACCATTAACAAAAAGTGATATAAATAAACTGGAATCAACATTTAGAAAAAGCACTACCAGTGACACCTTTGATCCTTTATCCGATCAAGGCGGTCTTCACTGTCTCGACGTATTCAGGAGAAGCTTATTGCGCACGGGACCTCAACCTGCGACTAGAATATGGATCAAACGTAGGTCGAACGCGAATAGAGTTGCAGACAAACGGCGCCAACAACTGATACATTGTGTCACCGAGCTAAAAGAGGCAGGAATCAAGTTCAAAAAACGGAAAACTGATCGATTCTGGGATATTAAATTTAAAGACGGAATTCTGCGAATTCCGAGACTCTTGATCCATGATGGTACAAAATCTTTGTTTCTAAACCTCATTGCATTTGAGCAGTGTCATCTTGATTGCAGTAATGACATAACATCTTATGTTATCTTCATGGACAACTTGATTAACTCTCCGGAAGATGTCGGATACCTTCATTACCAAGGGATAATCGAGCACTGGCTCGGCAGTGATGCGGAAGTCGCAGACCTTTTCAACCGGTTATGCCAAGAGGTCGTGTTTGACATCAATAACAGTTACCTCTCTCCATTATCAGAGTCTGTGAATAGATACTATAATCATAGATGGAATACTTGGTGTGCAAGCTTGAGACACAATTACTTCAACAATCCTTGGGCCATTATCTCTTTTGTAGCTGCTGTTGTGTTGTTGCTACTGACTTTTGCACAAACCTATTACAGTGTTTATGGATATTATAGACCAGCACAGTAA
- the LOC127120426 gene encoding protein RER1A isoform X1 — MEATPAVSGGNGAADEVSQAETAILRLKLAVWQQFQHVLDKTTPHVLRRWIGFSVLAFLYVIRVYFLQGFYVVSYALGIYILNLLIGFLSPQEDPALAADGPSLPTRASDEFRPFVRRLPEFKFWYSITKAFCLAFVMTFFSAFDIPVFWPILLFYWVVLFTLTMRKQISHMIKYRYVPFTFGKQHYQGKKPSAEESTSLPVD, encoded by the exons ATGGAGGCGACACCAGCAGTATCCGGCGGTAACGGCGCCGCCGACGAGGTTTCCCAGGCGGAAACGGCGATATTGCGATTGAAATTGGCGGTGTGGCAACAATTTCAACACGTGCTCGACAAAACCACCCCGCACGTGCTACGGCGTTGGATAGGGTTTTCGGTTTTGGCTTTCCTCTACGTCATCCGCGTCTACTTCTTGCAAGGCTTCTACGTCGTTTCATACGCTCTTGGCATCTACATCCTCAATCTCCTCATCGGTTTCCTCTCCCCTCAGGAAGATCCTGCCCTCGCCGCCGACGGACCTTCTCTCCCCACCAGAGCTTCCGATGAGTTCCGGCCTTTTGTTCGCCGCCTCCCCGAATTCAAGTTCTG GTACTCGATCACGAAGGCATTTTGCCTTGCATTTGTGATGACTTTCTTTAGTGCGTTTGATATTCCAGTCTTCTGGCCAATACTCCTTTTCTACTGGGTGGTTCTGTTCACGCTTACTATGAGGAAACAGATATCACATATGATTAAATACAGATATGTACCGTTCACATTTGGGAAACAG CACTATCAGGGAAAGAAACCATCGGCAGAAGAAAGCACAAGTCTTCCTGTGGACTGA
- the LOC127120426 gene encoding protein RER1A isoform X2: protein MEATPAVSGGNGAADEVSQAETAILRLKLAVWQQFQHVLDKTTPHVLRRWIGFSVLAFLYVIRVYFLQGFYVVSYALGIYILNLLIGFLSPQEDPALAADGPSLPTRASDEFRPFVRRLPEFKFWYSITKAFCLAFVMTFFSAFDIPVFWPILLFYWVVLFTLTMRKQISHMIKYRYVPFTFGKQGKKPSAEESTSLPVD, encoded by the exons ATGGAGGCGACACCAGCAGTATCCGGCGGTAACGGCGCCGCCGACGAGGTTTCCCAGGCGGAAACGGCGATATTGCGATTGAAATTGGCGGTGTGGCAACAATTTCAACACGTGCTCGACAAAACCACCCCGCACGTGCTACGGCGTTGGATAGGGTTTTCGGTTTTGGCTTTCCTCTACGTCATCCGCGTCTACTTCTTGCAAGGCTTCTACGTCGTTTCATACGCTCTTGGCATCTACATCCTCAATCTCCTCATCGGTTTCCTCTCCCCTCAGGAAGATCCTGCCCTCGCCGCCGACGGACCTTCTCTCCCCACCAGAGCTTCCGATGAGTTCCGGCCTTTTGTTCGCCGCCTCCCCGAATTCAAGTTCTG GTACTCGATCACGAAGGCATTTTGCCTTGCATTTGTGATGACTTTCTTTAGTGCGTTTGATATTCCAGTCTTCTGGCCAATACTCCTTTTCTACTGGGTGGTTCTGTTCACGCTTACTATGAGGAAACAGATATCACATATGATTAAATACAGATATGTACCGTTCACATTTGGGAAACAG GGAAAGAAACCATCGGCAGAAGAAAGCACAAGTCTTCCTGTGGACTGA